In Rothia mucilaginosa, one genomic interval encodes:
- a CDS encoding (2,3-dihydroxybenzoyl)adenylate synthase, protein MTVERSPLAPTPLIPESFAAKYREAGYWIDQTIPEFLLDACRAKPHFPALVAISHAQLDEDGKPQQIRLSYGELEAAGRAAAARLIQAGVQPGDRVLLQLGNTAEYLVYLLGIFWAAALPVFCLPQHRTTELVHFATRTDAAAHVFSSLTPGADFAALHEDVAAELRKNSLEPPVAIDVAEPLTPLTEEELAEEFVPGVVQNTENLRASEQVAFLQLSGGTTGISKLIPRTHAAYLYSVRGSVDICKLNNNTTMLVVLPAAHNFTMSSPGILGVMCASGKLVFAADPSPQTAFHLIEMEGVTTSALVPPLAQAWVASAEKRDVSLPSLQTLQVGGSKLAPAVAGKIESVLGCTVQQVFGMAEGLVNYTRSTDPIEMRLRTQGYPISPDDEILIVDDQDQPVQRGESGHLLTRGPYTIRGYYLEENANRYGFTEDGFYRTGDIVRLVAGKYLEVTGRAKDQINRNGEKIAVDEIEELALTHPDVFDAVVLGIPDETVGERVGLVIVPQEGADLGENPRRTMHEFFTSKKLADFKIPERVQVLQELPTTNVGKISRRELRAKLAEIFG, encoded by the coding sequence GTAGAACGTAGCCCCCTGGCCCCCACACCGCTCATCCCCGAGTCTTTTGCCGCGAAGTACCGCGAAGCTGGCTACTGGATTGACCAGACCATCCCCGAGTTCCTGCTGGATGCCTGCCGCGCGAAGCCGCACTTCCCGGCGCTGGTGGCGATTTCGCACGCGCAGCTCGATGAGGACGGCAAGCCCCAGCAGATTCGCCTCTCCTACGGTGAGCTGGAGGCGGCAGGTCGTGCCGCTGCGGCGCGCCTCATTCAGGCTGGCGTGCAGCCCGGTGACCGCGTGCTGCTGCAGCTGGGTAACACCGCCGAGTACCTGGTGTACCTGCTGGGTATTTTCTGGGCGGCAGCTCTGCCGGTGTTCTGCCTGCCGCAGCACCGCACCACCGAGCTCGTGCACTTTGCGACCCGCACCGACGCGGCGGCGCACGTGTTCTCTTCGCTGACCCCCGGCGCAGATTTCGCCGCCCTGCACGAGGACGTTGCCGCCGAGTTGCGCAAGAACTCCCTGGAGCCGCCGGTTGCTATTGACGTTGCGGAGCCGCTGACCCCGCTGACCGAAGAGGAGCTCGCTGAAGAGTTTGTGCCCGGCGTCGTTCAGAACACCGAGAACCTGCGTGCGAGCGAGCAGGTGGCGTTCCTGCAACTCTCCGGCGGTACGACCGGCATTTCGAAGCTGATTCCTCGCACCCACGCCGCCTACCTGTACTCGGTGCGCGGCTCGGTCGATATTTGCAAGCTGAACAACAACACGACCATGCTCGTGGTGCTGCCCGCCGCCCACAACTTCACGATGAGCTCGCCCGGTATTCTGGGCGTCATGTGCGCCTCCGGCAAGCTGGTGTTTGCGGCGGATCCGTCCCCGCAGACTGCGTTCCACCTCATTGAGATGGAGGGTGTGACCACCTCCGCGCTGGTGCCGCCGCTGGCTCAGGCGTGGGTCGCCTCCGCGGAGAAGCGCGATGTGTCCCTGCCCTCCCTGCAGACCCTGCAGGTGGGCGGCTCGAAGCTGGCTCCGGCGGTTGCAGGCAAGATTGAGTCCGTGCTCGGCTGCACCGTTCAGCAGGTGTTCGGCATGGCTGAGGGACTGGTGAACTACACCCGTTCCACCGACCCGATTGAGATGCGTCTGAGGACTCAGGGCTACCCGATTAGCCCCGACGACGAAATTCTGATTGTTGATGATCAGGACCAGCCGGTTCAGCGCGGCGAGAGCGGCCACCTGCTCACCCGCGGCCCGTACACGATTCGCGGCTACTACCTGGAGGAGAACGCGAACCGCTACGGCTTCACCGAGGACGGCTTCTACCGCACCGGCGACATTGTGCGCCTGGTCGCCGGCAAGTACCTTGAGGTGACCGGCCGCGCGAAGGACCAGATCAACCGCAACGGCGAGAAGATTGCCGTGGACGAAATTGAAGAGCTGGCGCTGACCCACCCCGACGTTTTTGACGCCGTGGTTCTGGGCATCCCGGATGAGACTGTGGGCGAGCGCGTCGGCCTGGTCATTGTGCCGCAGGAAGGCGCCGACCTGGGCGAAAACCCGCGCCGCACGATGCACGAGTTCTTCACCTCGAAGAAGCTTGCCGACTTCAAGATCCCGGAGCGCGTGCAGGTTCTGCAGGAGTTGCCCACCACGAACGTGGGTAAGATTTCTCGCCGCGAACTGCGCGCCAAGCTTGCCGAAATTTTCGGCTAA
- a CDS encoding phosphopantetheine-binding protein, with amino-acid sequence MSALETLHPIMEKYIVEPDSLQTAFDEPTTDLFSLGLDSMGSFALLDDLAAEGAVIEFTELVENPTVEFIASRLG; translated from the coding sequence ATGTCCGCACTTGAGACCCTGCACCCCATCATGGAGAAGTACATCGTCGAGCCCGACTCCCTGCAGACCGCTTTTGACGAGCCGACCACCGACCTGTTCTCGCTGGGCCTGGACTCGATGGGTTCCTTCGCGCTGCTCGATGATCTTGCCGCCGAAGGCGCCGTGATTGAGTTTACTGAGCTGGTGGAGAACCCGACCGTGGAGTTCATCGCCTCCCGCCTGGGCTAA
- a CDS encoding non-ribosomal peptide synthetase codes for MGVADTTAPDSFGTASDLRTAATDPASHSADSPWLPLTTNARGIYFAAAIDPSNPCYNTAEVLQCPADTDLDLLREALVQLYRENEGFRVRTRIADGGASQQILPLKAFLAGIDLLVDEGELEEGELNGTAEAGEENSSDLPGSSLPAPVRAWAQRLLAQPLTTDEGVTVRSAVVRYGGFLWVYHSFSHVVADGFAAFNGLSRVAAIYRALSAGQPVPETRRMSLQQLLDADEAASTARDEDVAFWEASGALEQEDTSLAGRTASPSARSVRLAFSIDVPTQQALLDAAKQHAVSWPVLATAAVGSYLARVGGYPQASFGVPQMNRMFARTLPEATRALGAASAQTGCTAVNVLPVQVAATGPIAESLHSVKEQYARNAEHPLARQEDLERTARNAQSRLFGAQINVVPFDAVLPLAAPSKDESGSAVPTARIHNISAGPVADATFTLRGMPGRGNSISCEIDMNPALYTAKELERHAARLSEWLPAYAAEAQREGASLNNLGLATEAELATLCELTAPALTEHPLEYKTLLGRFRDAVAAHPQALAVLDSAPAPGEVLTPESERAYAFDRALTYAELDERARALAAQLLDWGVRPSDAVGLRVHRGAEQYVALYALLYAGATYVPVLPDLPAERVGVMMEDAECSLLLHGPGLHPLSAQELNPQDPQRHANLPQHTLPQLSIEEPVQAPAAEELPGTKTGLDEDAYVLFTSGSTGRPKGVAISHRAIDNRLRWQQHQIPVGEGDRVLHKTPISFDVHVWELYWPLAEGAAVVIAAPDGHRDPAYLARVIVEQSVTAVHFVPTMLSALTSSPAARRILSDAGFGQDREQPLRYVVCSGEALQKDQVQAAGEVLGVYPLNLYGPTEAAVDVTFWETSADPQRESVPIGEPVWNTGTLILDPTGHPVPVGVTGELHLSGVQLARGYKNNPQATAAAFVEQAPAGALALLNGESQRLYRTGDLACWEILPDGRAVIGYRGRTDYQIKVRGQRLELGDIEMALAAVEGVSASVALLYRGLREPALAAVLEVGDVPAERAEQLVEAAREHCAQVLPDYMVPTLWHTLPALPVSPSGKADRKLLASLDLTPQTSDAEGPHGLLEQQLCSIIAGVLGRERFGVDEDFFASGGHSLAALEVIAAVEEQLGLSVSIGALFAHPTVQDLAASIAGERGEGAEFAPVLPLREQPVVPDTTDAPAPLFILPPAGGLGWCYAGYLSHLPAQQGVYALQAEAFSDPNAGFASSLQELAERYLELIEKTLAERSLPRRFALMGWSVGGTAAVQVAALAQAAGALVERVILLDAYPSEQWQGVPAPDEQESFRALLRMGGLPEPAADEQLDLPGTLERLQKAGSAMGYLPEEKLGVCLGSMRASAALMRGAEQAFFDGDVLLVGVPHEDQPYLDAEGWAAHASSFRAVLLEGTHPDLVNPARLAEVTGHFAD; via the coding sequence ATGGGCGTAGCTGATACTACCGCACCCGATAGCTTCGGGACTGCTTCCGACCTTCGCACCGCCGCGACTGACCCCGCATCGCACAGTGCTGACAGTCCCTGGCTGCCGCTGACCACGAACGCGCGCGGCATCTACTTTGCCGCCGCGATTGACCCGTCGAACCCCTGCTACAACACCGCGGAGGTTCTGCAATGCCCCGCGGACACCGACCTCGATCTGCTGCGTGAGGCGCTGGTGCAGCTCTACCGCGAGAACGAGGGCTTCCGCGTGCGCACCCGCATTGCCGATGGTGGCGCCTCCCAGCAGATTCTGCCGCTTAAGGCATTCCTCGCGGGCATTGACCTGCTCGTGGACGAGGGCGAACTGGAGGAGGGGGAGCTGAACGGCACCGCGGAGGCGGGGGAGGAGAACTCCTCTGACCTGCCCGGTTCATCCTTGCCCGCGCCGGTGCGCGCCTGGGCGCAGCGCCTGCTCGCCCAGCCCCTCACTACCGATGAGGGCGTGACCGTGCGCAGCGCGGTGGTGCGTTACGGCGGGTTCCTCTGGGTGTACCATTCCTTCTCCCACGTGGTCGCCGACGGTTTCGCCGCGTTCAACGGCCTCTCCCGCGTGGCGGCGATATACCGCGCCCTGTCCGCCGGTCAGCCGGTCCCGGAAACCCGCCGCATGAGCCTGCAACAGCTGCTCGATGCCGACGAAGCCGCCTCCACCGCACGTGACGAAGACGTCGCCTTCTGGGAGGCGAGCGGCGCCCTGGAACAGGAAGACACCTCCCTGGCGGGTCGTACCGCCTCCCCGTCGGCGCGGTCTGTACGCCTGGCATTCAGCATTGACGTGCCCACCCAGCAGGCTCTGCTGGATGCGGCAAAGCAACACGCCGTCTCCTGGCCGGTGCTGGCGACCGCCGCCGTGGGCTCGTACCTGGCGCGTGTGGGCGGCTACCCGCAGGCTTCGTTCGGCGTGCCGCAGATGAACCGCATGTTCGCCCGCACCCTGCCGGAGGCGACCCGCGCCCTGGGCGCGGCGAGCGCGCAGACCGGCTGTACCGCGGTGAACGTGCTGCCGGTGCAGGTTGCGGCGACCGGCCCCATTGCGGAGTCCCTGCACTCGGTGAAGGAACAGTACGCCCGTAACGCTGAGCATCCGCTGGCTCGTCAGGAAGACCTCGAACGTACCGCACGTAACGCCCAGTCCAGGCTGTTTGGTGCGCAGATTAACGTGGTGCCCTTCGACGCGGTGCTGCCGCTGGCGGCACCCTCCAAGGATGAGTCCGGATCCGCGGTACCGACCGCGCGCATCCACAATATCTCTGCCGGTCCCGTTGCTGACGCGACCTTCACCTTGCGCGGCATGCCCGGCCGCGGCAACAGCATCTCCTGCGAGATTGATATGAACCCGGCGCTCTACACCGCCAAGGAGCTGGAACGCCACGCCGCCCGCCTGAGCGAGTGGCTGCCCGCCTACGCCGCGGAGGCTCAGCGCGAGGGCGCCTCCCTGAACAACCTGGGTTTGGCGACCGAGGCGGAGCTTGCGACCCTGTGCGAGCTGACCGCCCCGGCGCTGACCGAGCATCCGCTGGAGTACAAGACCCTGCTGGGTCGCTTCCGTGATGCGGTGGCGGCGCATCCGCAGGCGCTCGCGGTGCTGGATTCTGCCCCCGCGCCCGGTGAGGTGCTCACCCCCGAGTCGGAGCGCGCCTACGCTTTTGACCGCGCCCTCACCTACGCCGAGCTGGATGAGCGCGCCCGTGCGCTTGCCGCGCAGCTGCTGGACTGGGGCGTTCGCCCTTCCGATGCGGTGGGTCTGCGTGTGCACCGCGGCGCCGAGCAGTACGTGGCGCTGTACGCCCTGCTGTACGCTGGAGCGACCTACGTGCCGGTGCTGCCGGATCTGCCTGCCGAGCGTGTGGGCGTGATGATGGAGGACGCCGAATGTTCCCTGCTGCTGCACGGGCCCGGTCTGCATCCGCTGAGTGCGCAGGAGCTGAACCCGCAGGATCCGCAGCGTCACGCGAACCTGCCCCAGCACACCCTACCGCAGCTGAGCATCGAGGAACCTGTACAGGCACCCGCCGCAGAAGAGCTTCCGGGCACGAAAACCGGTCTGGACGAGGACGCTTACGTGCTCTTCACCTCCGGCTCCACGGGCAGGCCTAAGGGCGTTGCCATCAGCCACCGCGCGATTGATAACCGCCTGCGCTGGCAGCAGCACCAGATTCCGGTGGGGGAGGGCGACCGCGTTCTGCACAAGACCCCCATCTCCTTTGACGTGCACGTGTGGGAGCTGTACTGGCCGCTTGCCGAGGGTGCCGCCGTGGTCATTGCCGCCCCGGATGGGCACCGCGACCCCGCCTACCTGGCGCGCGTGATTGTCGAGCAGTCCGTCACGGCGGTGCACTTTGTGCCGACCATGCTTTCGGCGCTGACCTCTTCGCCGGCGGCGCGCCGCATCCTCTCTGATGCCGGCTTCGGTCAGGATCGGGAGCAGCCCCTGCGCTACGTGGTCTGCTCGGGCGAGGCTCTGCAGAAGGACCAGGTGCAGGCTGCGGGCGAGGTTCTGGGCGTGTACCCGCTGAACCTGTACGGCCCGACCGAGGCGGCGGTGGACGTGACCTTCTGGGAAACCTCCGCCGACCCGCAGCGCGAGAGCGTGCCCATTGGCGAGCCGGTCTGGAACACCGGCACCCTGATCCTTGACCCGACCGGCCACCCCGTGCCGGTGGGCGTGACGGGTGAACTGCACCTATCGGGCGTGCAGCTGGCGCGCGGCTACAAGAACAACCCGCAGGCGACTGCGGCGGCTTTTGTGGAGCAGGCTCCTGCCGGTGCACTCGCGCTGCTGAACGGTGAGAGCCAGCGCCTGTACCGTACGGGCGACCTGGCGTGCTGGGAGATTCTTCCCGACGGCCGCGCCGTTATCGGTTACCGTGGCCGCACGGATTATCAGATTAAGGTGCGCGGTCAGCGCCTGGAGCTGGGCGATATTGAGATGGCTCTTGCCGCGGTTGAGGGCGTGAGCGCTTCGGTGGCTCTGCTGTACCGCGGTCTGCGTGAGCCTGCCCTGGCGGCGGTGCTGGAGGTGGGCGACGTGCCCGCCGAGCGTGCTGAGCAGCTGGTGGAGGCGGCGCGCGAGCATTGCGCGCAGGTTCTGCCGGACTACATGGTTCCGACCCTGTGGCATACCCTGCCTGCTCTGCCGGTGAGCCCCTCCGGTAAGGCTGATCGCAAGCTGTTGGCGTCCCTCGACCTGACCCCGCAGACTTCTGACGCTGAGGGTCCGCACGGTCTGCTGGAGCAACAGCTGTGTTCGATTATTGCGGGTGTGCTGGGTCGTGAGCGTTTCGGCGTGGATGAGGATTTCTTCGCTTCGGGCGGTCATTCGCTGGCGGCTCTTGAGGTGATTGCCGCGGTTGAGGAGCAGCTGGGTCTGAGCGTGAGCATCGGTGCGCTTTTTGCGCATCCGACCGTGCAGGATTTGGCGGCGTCCATTGCGGGCGAGCGCGGCGAGGGTGCGGAGTTCGCGCCTGTTCTTCCACTGCGTGAGCAGCCCGTTGTCCCCGATACTACCGATGCCCCCGCGCCGCTGTTTATTCTGCCGCCTGCGGGTGGTTTGGGCTGGTGCTATGCGGGGTACCTCTCGCATCTTCCGGCTCAGCAGGGTGTGTACGCTTTGCAGGCTGAGGCGTTCTCTGACCCGAATGCCGGGTTTGCGTCGAGCCTGCAGGAGCTGGCTGAGCGCTACTTGGAGCTGATTGAGAAGACTCTGGCGGAGCGTTCGCTGCCGCGTCGTTTTGCGTTGATGGGCTGGTCTGTGGGCGGTACTGCCGCGGTGCAGGTGGCGGCCCTGGCGCAGGCTGCGGGTGCGCTGGTTGAGCGTGTCATCCTGTTGGATGCGTATCCTTCGGAGCAGTGGCAGGGTGTGCCTGCGCCGGATGAGCAGGAGAGCTTCCGTGCGCTGCTGCGTATGGGCGGTTTGCCGGAGCCTGCCGCTGATGAGCAGCTTGACCTGCCGGGTACGTTGGAGCGTCTGCAGAAGGCGGGTTCGGCGATGGGTTACCTGCCGGAGGAGAAGTTGGGCGTGTGTCTGGGTAGTATGCGTGCTTCGGCGGCGTTGATGCGTGGTGCTGAGCAGGCGTTCTTTGATGGTGATGTGCTGCTGGTGGGTGTGCCGCATGAGGATCAGCCGTATTTGGATGCGGAGGGTTGGGCGGCGCATGCGTCGTCGTTCCGTGCGGTGCTGCTGGAGGGTACGCACCCTGATCTGGTGAATCCGGCGCGTTTGGCGGAGGTGACCGGCCACTTCGCCGATTAG
- the aceE gene encoding pyruvate dehydrogenase (acetyl-transferring), homodimeric type has translation MANVPNEHSLSTLLDGLKDIDVEETQEWAESLEDLIKTHGTERAEYILRALLKEAGAKGVKVPTLVKTDYINTIPADQQPEYPGDEELERQYRAWIRWNAAIMVQRAQKKGIGVGGHISTFAGVADLYEMGQNHFFRGRNHPGGGDQVFFQGHSSPGVYSRAFVEGVLSEEQMDGFRQEKTKGANGIPSYPHPRCMPEFWQFPTVSMGLGPLNAIHQASFNKYLHNHKIKDTSEQHVWAFLGDGEMDEPESRGALQLAANEHLDNLTFVVNCNLQRLDGPVRGNGKIVQELEAFFRGAGWHVIKVLWGSDYDELLKKDKSGKLIQLMNETLDGDYQTFRGEDGGYIREHFFGKYPETKELVADLTDEQIFNLRLGGHDDKKLYAAYKEAMETKGKPTVILAQSIKGAELGPYFEARNSTHQIKKFTMEALKGFRDHLNIPISDEELEKDLYNPPYYLPEANHPALQYMHARRKELGGYIPGRANAQPEITLPESKVYAQTKKGSGKQTAATTMAFVRLMKDLMRVKGFGHRIVPITPDEARTFGMDSFFPSAKLYNPNGQNYVPVDHQLMLTYTESPEGQIVHVGINEAGATAAFTAIGTSYDTHGEPMIPIYIFYSMFGFQRTGDGFWAASDQLCRGFVIGATAGRTTLSGEGLQHNDGHSPILASTNPAFKIYDPAYGYEIAHIVERGIEQMYGTKDEDHNVMYYLTVYNEPIHQPAEPANVDVEGIIKGIHKISESPLTSGPKAQLLASGVAVPWAEKAQKLLAEDWGVSADVWSVTSWTELRRDGIAAEEEALLNPNQPARVPYVTQKLAGAAGPIIATTDFASEVPDQIRQFVPNDFATLGADGFGFADTRPGARRFFHIDAESVVVRTLQMLAKRGEVAADVPAKAFAKYDLLNVNANSELEQH, from the coding sequence TTGGCTAACGTACCGAACGAGCACTCCCTGAGCACCCTTCTTGATGGCCTCAAGGACATCGACGTAGAAGAGACCCAGGAATGGGCTGAGTCCCTCGAGGACCTTATCAAGACTCACGGCACCGAGCGTGCAGAGTACATCCTTCGCGCGCTGCTCAAGGAGGCTGGCGCAAAGGGCGTAAAGGTCCCCACTCTGGTCAAGACCGACTACATCAACACCATCCCCGCAGACCAGCAGCCCGAGTACCCCGGCGATGAGGAACTCGAGCGCCAGTACCGCGCATGGATCCGTTGGAACGCAGCAATCATGGTTCAGCGTGCCCAGAAGAAGGGCATCGGCGTTGGCGGTCACATCTCCACCTTCGCAGGTGTCGCTGACCTCTACGAAATGGGCCAGAACCACTTCTTCCGCGGCCGTAACCACCCCGGTGGCGGCGACCAGGTCTTCTTCCAGGGTCACTCCTCCCCCGGTGTCTACTCCCGCGCATTCGTTGAGGGCGTCCTGAGCGAAGAGCAGATGGACGGCTTCCGCCAGGAGAAGACCAAGGGCGCAAACGGTATTCCTTCGTACCCGCACCCCCGTTGCATGCCCGAGTTCTGGCAGTTCCCGACCGTTTCCATGGGTCTGGGCCCCCTGAACGCTATCCACCAGGCATCCTTCAACAAGTACCTGCACAACCACAAGATCAAGGACACCTCCGAGCAGCACGTCTGGGCATTCCTGGGCGACGGCGAGATGGACGAGCCCGAGTCGCGTGGCGCACTGCAGCTGGCTGCAAACGAGCACCTGGACAACCTGACCTTCGTCGTCAACTGCAACCTGCAGCGTCTGGACGGCCCCGTTCGCGGTAACGGCAAGATCGTTCAGGAGCTTGAGGCATTCTTCCGCGGCGCAGGCTGGCACGTCATCAAGGTCCTGTGGGGCTCCGACTACGACGAGCTGCTCAAGAAGGACAAGAGCGGCAAGCTCATCCAGCTGATGAACGAGACCCTCGACGGTGACTACCAGACCTTCCGCGGTGAAGACGGCGGCTACATCCGCGAGCACTTCTTTGGCAAGTACCCCGAGACCAAGGAACTGGTTGCAGACCTGACCGACGAGCAGATCTTCAACCTGCGCCTGGGTGGCCACGACGACAAGAAGCTCTACGCAGCCTACAAGGAAGCTATGGAGACCAAGGGCAAGCCCACCGTCATCCTGGCACAGTCCATTAAGGGTGCGGAGCTCGGCCCCTACTTCGAGGCACGTAACTCCACCCACCAGATCAAGAAGTTCACCATGGAAGCACTGAAGGGCTTCCGTGACCACCTGAACATCCCCATCTCCGACGAGGAGCTGGAGAAGGATCTGTACAACCCGCCGTACTACCTGCCCGAGGCAAACCACCCGGCACTGCAGTACATGCACGCACGCCGTAAGGAACTCGGCGGTTACATCCCGGGTCGCGCAAACGCACAGCCCGAGATTACCCTGCCCGAGTCCAAGGTCTACGCACAGACCAAGAAGGGCTCCGGCAAGCAGACCGCTGCTACCACCATGGCGTTCGTCCGCCTGATGAAGGACCTCATGCGTGTGAAGGGCTTCGGTCACCGTATCGTTCCCATCACCCCCGATGAGGCACGTACCTTCGGTATGGACTCCTTCTTCCCGTCCGCTAAGCTGTACAACCCCAACGGCCAGAACTACGTGCCCGTTGACCACCAGCTGATGCTGACCTACACCGAGTCCCCCGAGGGCCAGATCGTTCACGTGGGTATTAACGAGGCAGGCGCAACCGCAGCGTTCACCGCTATCGGTACCTCCTACGACACCCACGGCGAGCCGATGATCCCGATTTACATCTTCTACTCGATGTTCGGTTTCCAGCGCACCGGCGACGGCTTCTGGGCAGCATCCGACCAGCTGTGCCGCGGCTTCGTCATTGGTGCAACCGCAGGTCGTACCACCCTGTCCGGTGAGGGTCTGCAGCACAACGACGGTCACTCCCCGATCCTGGCGTCCACCAACCCGGCGTTCAAGATCTACGACCCGGCATACGGCTACGAGATTGCTCACATTGTGGAGCGCGGCATCGAGCAGATGTACGGCACCAAGGACGAAGACCACAACGTCATGTACTACCTGACCGTGTACAACGAGCCGATTCACCAGCCTGCTGAGCCGGCAAACGTTGACGTTGAGGGCATCATCAAGGGTATCCACAAGATCAGCGAGTCCCCGCTGACCTCCGGCCCCAAGGCACAGCTGCTGGCATCCGGCGTTGCTGTTCCGTGGGCTGAGAAGGCTCAGAAGCTGCTGGCTGAGGACTGGGGCGTCTCCGCAGACGTCTGGTCCGTCACCTCGTGGACTGAGCTGCGCCGCGACGGCATTGCCGCTGAGGAAGAGGCTCTGCTGAACCCGAACCAGCCCGCTCGCGTTCCTTACGTGACCCAGAAGCTGGCAGGCGCTGCTGGCCCGATCATCGCGACCACCGACTTCGCTTCGGAGGTTCCCGACCAGATCCGCCAGTTCGTTCCGAACGACTTCGCAACCCTGGGTGCTGACGGCTTCGGCTTCGCAGACACCCGCCCGGGTGCACGTCGCTTCTTCCACATCGATGCAGAGTCGGTTGTTGTCCGCACCCTGCAGATGCTGGCAAAGCGCGGCGAGGTTGCAGCAGACGTTCCCGCGAAGGCATTCGCTAAGTACGACCTGCTGAACGTGAACGCTAACTCCGAGCTGGAGCAGCACTAA
- the gndA gene encoding NADP-dependent phosphogluconate dehydrogenase, giving the protein MTENKKAQIGVTGLAVMGANLARNLARNGYTVALHNRSVEKTDALLAEHGADGDFIRTESLQELVDSLESPRRILIMVKAGAPVDAVIEQLTPMLDEGDIIIDGGNSHFPDTIRRERALAEKGLHFVGVGVSGGEEGALWGPSMMPGGSAESYKHLGPLLEKIAAKAPQDGAPCCAWISTDGAGHFVKMVHNGIEYADMQVIGEAYDILRSIAGIEPAQQAEIFKTWNEGDLSSYLIEITAEVLAQVDAKTGKPLVDVIVDAAGQKGTGLWTAKAGLDLGSPVSAIAESVFARALSSSEREQREQAQRELPAGLIATTGVGAGDPEFVEDVRRALFASKLVAYAQGMDLLTRAGKEYGWDLKLDTIASLWRAGCIIRAELLGDIMAAYADEAPANMLLAPAFKNLMEELVPSWRRVVAKATALGIPVPVFASALSYYDGLRRDRLPASLIQGQRDFFGAHTYGRIDEEGAFHTMWSGDRSEVNAADIHVH; this is encoded by the coding sequence ATGACTGAAAACAAGAAGGCACAGATTGGTGTCACCGGCCTTGCTGTCATGGGCGCAAACCTCGCCCGCAACCTGGCACGTAACGGCTACACCGTGGCACTGCACAACCGTTCCGTAGAGAAGACCGACGCACTGCTGGCTGAGCACGGTGCAGACGGCGATTTCATCCGTACCGAGTCCCTGCAGGAACTCGTTGACTCCCTCGAGTCTCCCCGCCGCATCCTGATTATGGTCAAGGCGGGCGCACCCGTCGACGCAGTGATCGAGCAACTCACCCCCATGCTCGATGAGGGCGACATCATTATCGACGGCGGTAACTCCCACTTCCCCGACACCATCCGTCGTGAGCGCGCCCTGGCTGAAAAGGGCCTGCACTTCGTAGGCGTTGGCGTCTCCGGCGGTGAAGAGGGCGCTCTCTGGGGCCCCTCCATGATGCCCGGCGGCTCCGCAGAGTCCTACAAGCACCTGGGCCCGCTGCTCGAAAAGATCGCAGCGAAGGCACCTCAGGACGGCGCGCCCTGCTGCGCATGGATCTCCACCGACGGTGCGGGCCACTTCGTGAAGATGGTCCACAACGGCATCGAGTACGCCGACATGCAGGTCATCGGTGAAGCCTACGACATTCTGCGCTCCATCGCAGGCATTGAGCCGGCACAGCAGGCAGAAATCTTCAAGACCTGGAACGAAGGCGACCTGAGCTCCTACCTAATCGAAATCACCGCTGAGGTGCTCGCACAGGTCGATGCAAAGACCGGCAAGCCCCTGGTCGACGTTATTGTTGACGCAGCGGGCCAGAAGGGTACCGGCCTGTGGACCGCTAAGGCCGGCCTGGACCTCGGTTCCCCCGTCTCCGCTATCGCAGAGTCCGTGTTCGCACGCGCCCTCTCCTCCTCCGAGCGTGAGCAGCGCGAGCAGGCACAGCGCGAACTGCCCGCAGGCCTCATCGCAACCACCGGCGTTGGTGCAGGCGACCCCGAGTTCGTTGAGGATGTGCGCCGCGCACTCTTCGCCTCCAAGCTCGTTGCGTACGCACAGGGCATGGACCTGCTCACCCGCGCAGGCAAGGAATACGGCTGGGACCTGAAGCTGGACACCATCGCATCGCTGTGGCGTGCAGGCTGCATCATCCGCGCCGAGCTGCTGGGCGACATCATGGCTGCCTACGCTGATGAGGCTCCCGCGAACATGCTTCTGGCACCCGCTTTCAAGAACCTCATGGAGGAGCTCGTTCCTTCCTGGCGTCGCGTGGTGGCTAAGGCAACCGCACTGGGCATCCCCGTGCCGGTGTTCGCTTCCGCACTGTCCTACTACGACGGTCTGCGCCGCGACCGCCTGCCCGCATCCCTGATTCAGGGTCAGCGTGACTTCTTCGGTGCACACACCTACGGTCGTATTGACGAAGAGGGTGCCTTCCACACCATGTGGAGCGGTGACCGTTCCGAGGTGAACGCGGCGGACATTCACGTTCACTAA